aaaaaaaagttaaaataacataaaaaaaattaaattgctcaaaacaaaaaatatatggggaccaattgtataaattaacctaaaatttttgtttgaaatgatgatttaacgtgccacgccAGCTTACCATTACAACATTAACGgcaagtgactaaaatgttacaaagtGATAATGTAagaacgtaacatttcaaacataagtgactaaaatgaaacctgaggtaaacaaaagtgactattttgatattttatccaataaaaaataatatatatatatatataaatatatatatatatattaaagttgatgaaatcaatcaattcaattatagATCTcactaactaaattaattattttaaccaaaaggAAAGTAAATGTTTTATAGTTAACTGATTAAGGCAATCTACACTAATTTTTGCTCAAACTAGAAAATAGTTCTCTTGTTTTCTAAATTCACCTGAGGAGaactcaaatataaaaataatatgtatatttaataattcactataaaaataaattattaaaatttcgaGTAATCTTCAATGACTTAATAATAACGTTGAGGCTTTAAACATGAATGGAAGATAAAGAACATTTAAGATATAAACATACTCAAtatttttacatggaaaaataaagatgaaattaTTTGTTGTCGGGGTTGGGGATATTAAGTGATTAGGAGGAATGAAAGAAATTGGATCTTAAAACCTAGAGAGGAATTGCATTTGCTTGAGAAGAGGAGTTAGGGTTTCCATTAGCTTTTCACAAGGATGATTGTGGACCCCTTCGTATGTCGTCACCACGATGCTGCTGTCTTTCGACAGCCTTTGAACCTGTTTCTTCACATTGCATGTGTGATGTGTGCACCGGTAATAACTCCTATTTCAATTATAACAACAAAGTTATAAAACATATTGTATTGTATATATGTGCGTGTCAATTGTCTAACATACGAACCCTAAAGCTAATTAGGTTTATGGATCGAAATTACCAATTAAGTATGCTTGAAGAAATTGTTTATATATTCCATGCAAATTTTGCTTGTGTATGCATGACGAGTTACGAACCTACAAACAAGCCATGCAACGTATATATAAAGGAGAAAACAAGAGCGATTTTGATGATAAACGAACGAACCTTGGATAATTGCTATTTTTCACAGCTTTTTGGCCGTACTTTCTCCACCTATAGCCGTCGTCCAGAATATCATCAGCACTCCTGGTTTGGAACGCAAACCTCGGTCGGGTTGTCTTCTTGAACCGGTTACCTTTCCTCTTGTCTTGGTTGCCATTCTCAATCTGATGGCAACCTCCATTTTCGGCCATCAAAGAAGAAGCTGTTTCAGTCACTGGCTTGCTCTCATCATGACCCTGCAGCAGCAAGGCTTGACCATAGAGGAGGCTAACCCAATCAATATCAGGGATGATTTGAGATTCTAAAGGAGGAAGAGGGTGCAGTGAGGAAGATGGAGTTGTGGAAGGTGCAAAGAAGAAAGGAGCGGTGAGTGGTGGCGGCGCTGCAGGCGGTGGGGTACTAATAAGTTCTTGGCCATCCATATGATCTGATGGGAATTGCTATAATTCTGAGGGATCCACTGAGAATGATTGAGAAAGTGGTGGGAAGGTGGAAGAGGTTGGACTGCCCCCACAAACACAAGAGATAGAGATAGAAGAACGGGGAAGGGATTGTTGGAGTTCGGGAATGGGGactatatgtgtatatatatatattgggaTTAATTCCAGTTTATCTTGCAGGCTTGGTCAAGCCAACAACATTTCACCTACTTTTGTTCAACTGCCTTTCCCCATCCCGCTTAAGTAATGAGAGACGTCTGCCCAATCCCATTCTTGATACTTTCAGCACGTTATCACCCAAGCATGTGTCtgtgtatatatacacatacgtTTATATACATGTTCGAAAtggttaattatattaaatgtCTCCGTTAAGTGTTTTACATTGTAACCGGTCTCATTTTGGATTTGACACTGTAGTATTTACCGAATCACCCAGGTGATACAATATTCATATTTtgaataaccaaattaaaaataacaagatTCATCTTTCCTTTTTACATTgagaatttaatattaaaataggataaaattaccaatattgaaattcagatctcaaactaataaaaataattaattgaaatttgaacCAACTACATCAAACTAgcaaatgatttttctttttgggggtACGACAGATGAACAAAATTTCCTATATATGGAGGAGAgcgtaaaaaggaaaaatggatgccaaacttTTATTCCAATAATAAGTGTAAGTTTAATTGATTAGGGCAGAGATGCTCCTTTAATTCAAGTCAGCATTGTGGAAGGAGTCCTAATTAGGTCACCAGCTAGACTTCCATCTTTCACATGTGTGCCTTGTGGTCAAAATACCATTTTCAGTACCCTCTACataaaaaggaacaaaataGGGTTATCAAGTCATCTACATTTACCCACTATCCAGGAAGGTAGACATTGGAATTGTTCAGCCAATTATAACTGCATAAAACCCAAAGTTAAATTGTGTAGTTTACCCTACCAAGACCAAAGATCAAGGGCACACATACATATTAGATCATGCAACCATTATTGCAGCAGAGATGAGAGgaatatgtaataaaataaaacaagatcATGCATCAATAGTCGCCAACATAAGAAACTAAAAGTATTGGACAATCCAATCCATCCTTAGCCAATGAGGTTTTCGTTATTTTCGCCTAATTGACTCACGTTCGGATGTTTGGTTTTCTAGTCTCGGCTTGAACTTCTGATGTAAACTCTCTACTGCAAAGTTACAAGTAAACCACAAATTTGGGTTATATGAAGACTTGTATGCTTGGAAACCGAATGGAGCAATTTGCCATCAGCTGATAATCATCTTCTTAAAAAATTCAGCTTGCTCAGGAAAATACTCCAAGAGTTCATCTTTGGTCACCCAAACGAAATCCTCGCACTTCCGGATATTGAACTTGTTGGTATCAATCACTTGTGACTTGAAAAAAAATCGCTGACAGAAAGAAAAAGCACAAGGTAGGAAAAAGTGAAGTGCATGTATGTTATCCAAACAAGATTGACATTTGATTAAAAAGACTAGCAAAGACAATTAATACATCAATATAGGAGGTAGATAATACAACCATTTTGCTTGAAATACCTTAAATGGTTCAGGCACATTCTCCATCTGCTGTATAACCATGTGCCCCATGGGAGCATTTCCGACAAAGTAAGTGTGAGAGAGGTCTCCGAGTACAGATGCTAAGGCAGACTCTGCACACtgcaaatatttcatatttatatcatattgataaaacaaaaaataaaaagaaacaagacGCGTAAAAACCATTACCTTGCGCAACGTCTCCTCTGAATCATAAACTTTTTCTGGAAAATGCCACACGGGTTTCCTGCTAGGAGCTGCATTACTGTCACCGTATAGAAGAAGATACAATCTTCTATCAAGTGCTCTCTGCAATGACCTTGACAAATACAAAGTTCAGACCTTTCGCAATCAGAATATTGTACTAAACTACTAATAGTCGCTCAAATGTACTAACTTCACCTTTTATCCACACAAGGCCACAACCACCGACAGGaagaaaaaattttcttaagaatGATGTTTATTGTGCCTTCACATAACTCTTATGTATAAATAAGGAGACAGATACTTTAACTAGAAGAGAAAAGCACTTTGAGATCCAATTCTGATCATTTCTTCCTATACACTGTTAGTTCTGCATGACATATATCTGATCACTATCAAACAAAGACTAGCCTATCGGTAAAAGTGTTACACTGAACAATATAAAATGCACCACTTCCTTTCCGTCATTCGTTTTGTCAGCTTCCTAGAGATTATTAATGCAGATTTCAGGCCGGTTATTCCCAAAGATTGTTAGTTCTTGACAACACATATCCGATCTATTTCAAACAAAGAATGGTCTCCTGGTAATGAAGTTCCAATGAGCAATATGAAATCTACCACTTACTTTCTGTCATTCGTTTTGTCAGCTTCAGTGATCCTTGGAGCTGGAACGTAGTCAATTTGGTAATCACCTTTTCCCCTGGTTATACAACAATTTCACTTCATTAGctgaaaattaaaatcatctttgTTGCACTTCACCTTTTTCTTAATGTGCAAATCTGAAGTCATATATGGATGTACTCATTGAAAGTGCAAAGCAAGGAGGAGCATAACATACATAATGTATCCAAACGAATGACTTTCATTACTTTTGAGGCTGTTGTTTTTCAATTGAAAACAATGAAGCCTGAATCACTCCACATTGTTTTCCCCAAATCAGATCTCCAGAGGAATCACGACTCTAAATCATTCATT
The Gossypium raimondii isolate GPD5lz chromosome 8, ASM2569854v1, whole genome shotgun sequence DNA segment above includes these coding regions:
- the LOC105793653 gene encoding probable WRKY transcription factor 43 isoform X1, whose translation is MDGQELISTPPPAAPPPLTAPFFFAPSTTPSSSLHPLPPLESQIIPDIDWVSLLYGQALLLQGHDESKPVTETASSLMAENGGCHQIENGNQDKRKGNRFKKTTRPRFAFQTRSADDILDDGYRWRKYGQKAVKNSNYPRSYYRCTHHTCNVKKQVQRLSKDSSIVVTTYEGVHNHPCEKLMETLTPLLKQMQFLSRF
- the LOC105793653 gene encoding probable WRKY transcription factor 75 isoform X2 — translated: MDGQELISTPPPAAPPPLTAPFFFAPSTTPSSSLHPLPPLESQIIPDIDWVSLLYGQALLLQGHDESKPVTETASSLMAENGGCHQIENGNQDKRKGNRFKKTTRPRFAFQTRSADDILDDGYRWRKYGQKAVKNSNYPRFVTRHAYTSKICMEYINNFFKHT
- the LOC105791566 gene encoding 54S ribosomal protein L17, mitochondrial, which gives rise to MHRSLVRPFMGARGFSSTSEKIVASVLFERLPVVIPKLDPVVYAFQEFSFRWRQQYRRKYPDEFLDMSKSRGKGDYQIDYVPAPRITEADKTNDRKSLQRALDRRLYLLLYGDSNAAPSRKPVWHFPEKVYDSEETLRKCAESALASVLGDLSHTYFVGNAPMGHMVIQQMENVPEPFKRFFFKSQVIDTNKFNIRKCEDFVWVTKDELLEYFPEQAEFFKKMIIS